CCGGAAGATGCGGATCAGTTTCTGTATGCTTTTTTTAGACCAGATATTTTCCGACATAGCCGGATAGGCTTTCTGCATAGTCTCTTTAAGCTCATCATAATCTTCGATGGCCAGTTTTCTGATGTCAATCTGCATAATATTTTATTAATAAGTTAAAGTTCTGTTTAAACGATTATTCCTGACGAATGGTCAGCCGAACTCCCGGTAGCAGAACAAAGTACATTAATTTCGTTATTCATTTTCAAAATACCCATGAATGCAAAAATCAGTGCTTCCTTAAAATCGATAAGTTCCCGACTAGCAATGATAATATCGGTTGCTGACTTGGCTTTAATGCGTTCAATTAGATAGGAATTATACGTTCCCCCGCCTGTAAATAAAACGTTCTTGAACTGGTAATGATTAAAAATCTGCGCAATTTGGTCTGCCGCATGTTCGGTGAAAGTTGCAAGAATATTCTGCGGCGTTTCATTTTCGAGCAGCGGAATAATACTCTGATTTACCCATTCGATTCCCAGCGATTTTGGAGGATTTTCTGCGTAGAAACCAAGGGAATTTAATGATGTTAAGATCTTTTCATTTACCTTACCGTTTCTGGCAGAATTTCCATTTTCATCATACTTTTTTCCGAGAGTTGATGCGTATCGGTTAAGAACAATATTCACGGGACAAATATCAAAAGCGATTCTTTTTCCCTTATTTCGCGTAGAAATATTCGAGAATCCTCCAATATTCAGGCATGCGTCAAATTCCGAAAAAAGAAGTTCATCTCCAATCGGAACCAACGGTGCACCGTTGCCTCCCATGAGTACATCCTGGCTGCGAAAATCGTAGGCTACAGGAATATTATTACTAATTTTAATGGCCCTGCCATCACCAATCTGTAACGTGAAATGACGTTGTGGCTGATGAAAAACGGTGTGGCCGTGCGATGCAATCAGATCAATTTTAGCGAGAGAATTTCTGGAAATAAATTCTTTTACTTTTTCACCGAGATAAAAACCATATTCAGAATTCAGTGCCAATAAATCTTCAGCATTCAAATGAATTGAATTCTTTAGCTTTTCTTCCCATACAGAAGAATAGGGAAGTGTCTCAGCCTGAAGAATACTGAATTTCCATTCGGAATTTAATCTTTGGAATTTGGCAAAACAAATATCAAGTCCGTCGAGACTTGTTCCCGACATCAACCCGATTGCGTGAAAGGTCATAAAAAAAGATTTTTTCGAATTTACGAAAATTATCTTC
The window above is part of the Kaistella faecalis genome. Proteins encoded here:
- a CDS encoding anhydro-N-acetylmuramic acid kinase gives rise to the protein MTFHAIGLMSGTSLDGLDICFAKFQRLNSEWKFSILQAETLPYSSVWEEKLKNSIHLNAEDLLALNSEYGFYLGEKVKEFISRNSLAKIDLIASHGHTVFHQPQRHFTLQIGDGRAIKISNNIPVAYDFRSQDVLMGGNGAPLVPIGDELLFSEFDACLNIGGFSNISTRNKGKRIAFDICPVNIVLNRYASTLGKKYDENGNSARNGKVNEKILTSLNSLGFYAENPPKSLGIEWVNQSIIPLLENETPQNILATFTEHAADQIAQIFNHYQFKNVLFTGGGTYNSYLIERIKAKSATDIIIASRELIDFKEALIFAFMGILKMNNEINVLCSATGSSADHSSGIIV